A DNA window from Mytilus edulis chromosome 14, xbMytEdul2.2, whole genome shotgun sequence contains the following coding sequences:
- the LOC139504008 gene encoding actin-related protein 3 isoform X1, producing the protein MSFGKSFGPTGTPAVIIDCGTGYTKMGYAGNTEPQFIVPSAIAVKESASVGDKAIQRLGKGVEDLDFFIGDEALSATSYSVKWPVRHGIIEDWDLMERYMEQVIFKYLRAEPEDHYFLLTEPPLNTPENREYTAEIMFESFNVPGLYIAVQAVLALAASWTSRQVGERTLTGTVIDSGDGVTHVIPVAEGYVIGSCIKHIPIAGRDITYFIQQLLREREVGIPPEQSLETAKAIKERYSYVCPDIAKEFAKYDADPSKWMKRFEGMNSITRQQFAVDVGYERFLGPEIFFHPEFSNPDFITPISEVVDTVIQNCPIDVRRGLYKNVVLSGGSTMFKDFGRKMQRDVKRVVDARLKVSEELSQGRIKPKPIDVQVITHHMQRYAVWFGGSMLASTPEFYKVCHTKADYDEYGPSICRHNPVFGTMA; encoded by the exons ATGTCATTCGGAAAGTCATTTGGTCCTACAGGGACCCCAGCTGTTATTATTGACTGTGGCACAGg GTACACCAAGATGGGGTATGCCGGTAACACAGAACCACAGTTCATTGTACCATCAGCCATTGCTGTAAAAGAATCGGCATCAGTAGGAGATAAAGCTATACAACGACTTGGTAAAGGGGTGGAGGACCTAGACTTCTTTATTGGAGATGAAGCCTTGAGTGCAACATCATACAGTGTAAAG TGGCCAGTTAGACATGGTATAATAGAAGACTGGGATTTAATGGAGAGATATATGGAACAAGTGATATTTAAATACCTCAGAGCCGAACCAGAGGATCATTATTTTTTACTG ACAGAACCTCCACTTAACACACCAGAAAATAGAGAATACACAGCTGAAATAATGTTTGAATCATTCAATGTACCTGGATTGTATATTGCTGTACAG GCTGTGTTAGCATTAGCTGCTTCATGGACATCAAGACAAGTAGGGGAGAGAACTCTAACAGGAACGGTGATAGATTCTGGGGATGGTGTTACCCATGTTATTCCAGTA GCTGAAGGATATGTGATAGGAAGTTGTATTAAACACATTCCCATTGCTGGGAGagatattacatattttattcaGCAGTTATTACGAGAAAGAGAAGTTGGCATTCCACCAGAACAATCATTAGAAACAGCAAAAGCAATAAAA GAGAGATATTCCTATGTGTGTCCAGACATAGCTAAAGAATTTGCCAAATATGATGCCGATCCATCTAAATGGATGAAGAGATTTGAAGGCATGAATAGTATAACAAGACAACAGTTTGCTGTAGATGTAGGCTACGAAAGATTCCTTGGGCCAGAAATTTTCTTCCATCCAGAG TTTTCAAATCCAGACTTTATAACACCTATCTCAGAAGTAGTAGATACAGTTATACAAAATTGTCCTATAGATGTCCGGAGAGGTCTTTATAAG AATGTTGTCTTATCTGGAGGTTCAACGATGTTTAAAGATTTCGGTAGAAAAATGCAACGTGATGTGAAGAGAGTCGTAGACGCAAGATTAAAAGTTAGCGAAGAATTGAGTCAAGGAAGAATTAAG ccaaaaCCAATAGATGTACAAGTGATCACACATCATATGCAGAGATATGCCGTATGGTTTGGTGGTAGTATGCTGGCATCTACA